The Apodemus sylvaticus chromosome 19, mApoSyl1.1, whole genome shotgun sequence sequence tttattgattattatatatgtataataataacaggaaaagcatattaatagcaggaatctttcctaaaattagtcccccacagccttgctgaatgggggctcacctgtcgcagattatataataatctgaagcaggcatttcaggatgatcacctgctagtatattagcttgtcccattatggctcctgacaacaCCCCTGAAAATCAAAATTTTTAAGAGTAACCATCGTGTAATCCCACCTATCTTGGTAGCCTGACTACGGTGAATACAGGTTTTTCCCCCCtcattaatttatgtattcactttacagccCAATCAatcacagcctccctccctcctgtcccccaagtcccaccctcacacccctcccccattctcccatTTCCTTTTCCTCAGAAAAAGGGAAGCTTCCCCAATGGGTAcaaccctcaccccccacccaccacccctggACATCAAGTAGCAGCAGAATGTtctctttcactgaggccagacaaggcagcccccaaaggtaggcaacagagtcagagacagcctctaattgttaggggacccacatgaagatcaagctgtatGCTACATCTGCGAGCTGGGGGCCTCTGCAGCCCAGGCGTGCTCTtgagttggtggctcagtctctgtgagcgtccatgggtccaggttagttgactctgaaggtcttcttgtagtgtccttggCCCCCCAACCCCCTCAGTTCTTCCCTtgacattttggtttttttgtttgtttgttttgtttttttgagacaggatttctctgcgtagccctggctgtcctggaacttactctgtagaccaggctggcctcgaactcagaaatccacttgcctctgcctcccaagtgctgggactaaaggtgtgcaccaccactgcccggctaaaaaaaacatttatttatttttttatatgagtacactgtagctgtcttcagacacaccagaagaggtcatcagatcccattacagatggctggagccaccatgtggttgctgggatttgaactcaggacctctggcagagaagtcagtgctcttaactgctgagtcatctctctagccccctcccTTGACTCTTCCATGAGACTCCCACGTACCACCTATTATTTGACTGTGGATCTTTGCAGATGTTTCCATCTGATACTGGCCAAAGCCCCACAGGAGactgcaagtatagcagagtatcattaatagcgtCAGGGGTGGGCTCTCTCCCATGGGGTGGGTGGTTCTTAAGTTaggccagtcactggttggccgttccttcagtctctgcttctttTTAATCCCTATACTTCTTGCACACAGGTTCTTCTATGGCAATCTTAATTATTAGTATGAACTCACATCATACCACACAGTAAGCATGTCTGCCTAGGTATGCCTCACAGACTGAATACGAGTTGAACACCCTGCCAGCAGAGCTGCTTCGTCTGTTAGTCAGACCAGAGCCAGGACCGACCCTGGCTGGTACTGCTGGAGTTGGTCTCCAGAGCAAGGCCTCAGAGTCCAGCTTCAGGTTGGGAAGCTGAATGAGGCCCAAGCCCTGACTGGCTAACAGGTGGGCAGCTGAGTAGGCCGTATCAACCATGGGAGACACAGCTGAGAGGGGAGTCTTCATTCCTTGACGACGTTAGGTCTACCACTTAGGTGAGGGAACACTACaccctttccagcatctggtgtGACCGAGTTGTTCTCGGATATGATTTTAGTACATCCATGTATCCCTTCAGTCTAAATCCACCCCTGTAAACGTATAGGATGACCACTTTTTACTCCCAGGAGTAACTCATTTATCAGTCTCTGCTGGAGGGCGGGGCTGCAGGTGTCCTCCATCAAAATGGAGTCAAAATCGGCTTGCAAAGTAATGGCGTCTTCTTCCAGGCACAGTGTAGAAAGCCATTGTTTTATTCGATATGGAGTAACTTGGAGTAAGGTATAGCCTGGTCTCAACCGTAATCTTGCTTGAAGGTCATGATGTTTCCTTAGAGACCACACGACACCTGGTCACTACATGAGACGCTCACTGACCCTAACTTCCTGGTACAAGAAAGACCAGATGACAAAGCTGCTGTAGTTCTGTAATACCTACAAAGGCCTTTACCCCAacacaggttttttgtttttttcctttgttcttttcttttcattggtgTTGGGAATCACCTCAGGACTCATGCAGGCTGGCTGGGTgtcaactgagccacatctcccaGGCAATTGCTTTCAATGGGAAGATTGACACTAAGTGTCTAAAGGTACCAAAACTGCTCTTTTGGGAAGTGGATgttacacttttatttatttatttttggttttggttttttcgagatagggcttctctgtgtagccccggctgtcctggaactcactttgtagaccaggctggtcttgaactcagaaatccgcctgcctctgcctcccaagtgctgggattaaaggtgtgtgcccccccccccccccccgccgccacCACTACCACCTAACTGATGTTACACTTTTAAAGTCACAGTCATTTTTTGCAAATGCCATCTTCTAAAACTTATCTAGAATGGCTCTACTATTGCAGTTTCTCTGCCTGCACTAGTTTTTGAACTTGTTCCTGCTTTGGCGGGGGAGGGAGGTGGTATGACCTACAAAAGCCAGGACAATTactgcttcccccccccaccctgcccccatctTGTCTCTCCCTTTGTTTTCAGTCTTTGCATCTAGAAATGTTTGAAACAGGCACAGTGATGCTCACCTTTAGTCCCAACTCTCCAAAGGCAGAGCTGAGGCAGGTAGtggtttgaaaccagcctggtctactctGAGTTCCACCCAGCCAGAGCTACCCTGTGCCCCACCCAGTTCTACCATCTTGACCTATATTgtattgtggtagtttgaataggaatggctcccagAGACTCACATTTGAATGCTTAGCTCGTAGGGGAGTAGCACAAttagatgtagccttgttggagggagagtcactgtggggatgggctctTGATAGTGGACTAaatatctgaaactgtaagcaatctccagttaaatgctttcctttataaaaattgCAATGGTTGGCGGCTGAagtggtggctcagtggttaagagcactggctgcctttTCAGAGATCCTgggtcaattcccagcagtcacttggtggctcacaaccatctgtaatgggatctgattccctcttctggtgtgcattaAGACAAGAGtactcagccgggcagtggtggcgtaaacctgtaatcccagcactctgggaggcaggcagatttctgagttcgaggccagcctggtctacagagtgagttccaggacagtcagggctatacagagaaaccctgtctcccaaaaaacaaatccaaaaaacaaaacaaaaagagttgcCAGTGGTcattgtctcttcacagtaatagaaatctTAAGATTCGCACACATTTAGAGACAATGTTTCTATGTACCCTTAGCTGTACTGGACCTCCATATGTAAGCCatgctggtttcaaactcacaaagatgcttaaaactctgcttcccaagcgcGGAGACTGAAGGAATGCCCCAGCACACTCAGCCACAGCACTACCATCCTGGCTGTGTGTCACATGCATGCAGTCCACACAGAGGGTGCTGCATTTGCTGTAACTGAGTTTCCAGACAGCCATGCTATGCTATACAGGTGCGGGCTGGGCCTGAACCCGGGTTCTTCCCAAGAGGAGCCAGGCTCTAAATTGGAAAGGCATTTCTCTAGGCCTTGTtttgctgtggtggtggtggttttaagCCATTGTGAATGgaactttgtttttttcttttcatagctgaggactgaaccctgCGCCTTGGGCTTGCTaggccctaccactgagctaaatccctgACCTGTGAAAGGAAAATTTGTAGCAGCTGGACGTGGTGGCTCATGTTTGATACCAGCACATATTAAGAGGCCAATACCTTtgttgtcttggaacttgctctgtagaccagactggactcgatctttgatctgcctgcttctgcctcctgaacacTAGGATTAACGGTGAGGGTCACCTTACACAGTCCTGGagctatggagaccaggctggtctctccGTCAGGTCATCCCGCTGGGCCTTAAAACCTGAAGTTTATGGCAGGTCTCTCATCTTGGCGTCCTCTACAACTGAGCATGAGCAGGAACCGCTGACCTCTTCCTTTTAGAGGACACACTGGCCTtctgatctcctggagctggagttaattACAAGCTGCCGTtatgttctgggaatcaaacctgggtcctgtggaagagcggTGCTTGTGTCTGCTGAGATAATCCCTCTTGGTGTGTTGAGCATCGGCTTTATCACATGCTGGTTTCTCGGTATGTTCATAGTACTTAGGTTGTTGGCTCTTCCTGTTAACCATGCACCCTTCCTTCCACCTAACTCACCTAGCATCCAGTCTCATCCCAATTTTCACTATTTCCTCACCATGTTTTGAATGTCACATCATTTCAGCGATCTTGTCTGCTTCTTCAACATAGTGTAGTGCCAATGGGCTGTTTAGTTTTCTACGCTTAGCACGTTATTCTTCATGCCACGTGGGCTTGGCCCTCTGATTGCACTTACGCATACCTACACACCGTGTGTAAGGGGGGCACACATGTAGGAGCCCACCCTCTCACGTGGGGTATCTGCCTTGGCAGCCAGGGTCTTCACTAGCAAAGCCACGTCACCATTCCACTGTTCAATGCTACTTAAATGCTACTTTGGTACAGGTCAAAGTTCCCGATGACAGTCACTAGAACCAGACAGCTGTACATCTTGGGGAATTTTGTCAAAGTTAAAAGCAACTGCTCAGCCTTCTGACCACCTATTACACAGGGACCAGCAAACATTTTTTGACTGCTCAAATAGAAGAAAACCAGAACTCAGGAATGTACAGAACTCAAGTGAAAGACAAGTGATTCATGGGGACAGTCTCTGAAAGAGAAAGGGACAGGTTGCAGGCAGAGCCAGCAGCACCACCTCCATTACAGCAAGACAGTAGGAAGCCAGAAACAAAATCAGCAGTATGTATTTTTACTGGAGAATAAAACTAGAATGTCTATTCTTGGGTGGTGGTGCACGCgtgctcacacacgcacacagaagCTCAagggagcctcctgcctcaggcttcttCAAGAGTAATTCTAAGCCTCCACCCTTCTTAAACAGAAAATCAGCAAAGGCCCATCGTGACAAAACCAGAACATAGTATTTGTGCCTTACTTTCAGCTTACTAGACACCTAGTCAATTAAAGAATGACCAAGAGCGAGcagaggtagagtgcttgccaaaTAAACTTCAATAAAACCTTTTAAGTAAAGCCCCCACTGATGGCGTGAGGTTGTCACTTCTAACTAAATGCTTTAAACTCTCTGGGTTTTAGTTAAGTAGAGACCAAACAGAAAACTTTCTGAATGTTACTAGACAATTAAGCAAACTTTTATTGAAGCTTACATTGTGGTACAGAAATACATTTCAGCTGATTAAAAGTCCAACACCAACGAAGAGAAATCATGGCACCAAAACTTCCCCGCCTGTAGTTACACCAGATCACTAGTCCACCTACAGGTTTTCTAGGCTTTGTTCCACACAAACCTACGCAATTCTCAACATtaggatttttaattttataagatggGGGAATCAGACCTCAGGCTAAAACCTACTGGGTTAGCAAAATCCAGCTTAAATAAGCACTGGTCCTCCAAATAGCAATTCAAAATAAGTGCTGTGCTCATTACAAAAATCAGACTGATAAAGCTGACTGAAAGCTTCCCCAGTGAAGCAGACAATCAACGCCGTGTTGTATAAAGTAAAAATCCAGACAGTGTTCCAACCACTTGATCTCAAACCAAGTAGATTCTATATTTAGAAACACTAAAAAAGTGTTTCGTTATAAATACGGAAGGAACAAAACATCACTGCGTCAGTCCAGAAACTACCAAGAAAACAGTAGAAGGGCAATAAATAGGGAGTTTAGTCCAGTTTGCTCTTTTCTGTTTAAATCCCACAGTATTTGCAAATGCCACTGACATGCGACTCTTGAAAGCCATTTCTAATGCCATTAAATAGATTCAAAATATTGTGCTGGTCCATCCATTCATACATTCCCTGTCTGGCTGAGGAGCCTGGAGAGTCCTCCCTCTGGTCAGCCATTCAACCAGATTCTCCTCTGAATCAAAATCTCCTCTAGAAAAACTGGTGGCGATGGCCGCACTTGCTGAGGTCAGAATGCTTAGGATTAGCTCTCTGCTTTGACATAGTGAAGGCATGGTAGGCACTCCATTAATGCTAATTAAAGTGCACTGTCATTtccatgagttttcttttttaatgggtTCTCCTTATTTTCATTTGATACATTCAGTTTTGCCATTCATGTTCCACAGAAGTTCATGCCAATCAGGAAGCCACATTCTTATAtcttagggaaaaaaattaagcaagGGACCATCTCCAAACTCATCTGGGGTGTAAGATTTTAATGTAAGCCCACAGTGTAACAGTGTATTGCTTTATCAGGGGTGGTAAGAAAACCATAGGACTATAAATGCAGGAGCAGCTACCAAAACAGTAGAACACAAAAAGCAACTGGAATCATGTTCTTACAAAGACTCGACTTGTGGAAGAAAAACTTTAATTGCCATTGCATAAAACACCTGTATGAAGTAAAAATTGGTTTTGAACAACATTAGTAGAGAATGTGCTCTAGAAAGTGGAGGTAACTGGATGTAAAAACTCTGGCAGCAATTGAATAGAACAGTCGCAGATGGTCAGCTGAGGCCACATCTAATGGGGACGAAAGCCTTGTCTGTGGGGGATTTTAGATGATGCCTGCAGAAATATTACGCTGTGCATAAACCAAATTGAATCATTTTCACAAGTGTCGTAAAGACTCATACAGTCAAAGTTCTTTTCTACATGCACTTCAGTTCCACAGCAAGAGTGGCATAGAACACCTAAACACAGAAGAGAGCATTCATGCAAGATATCTAACTCCTTGATATAATAATGCATACACTTCAAAATGATTACACTATCATTACACCTAGGGCTTTCTGCAACTACAAGGTGGTGGTCACGGTCAGCACGGCCCCCAGGATCAACATCTAGAAAGCAGCCACCACCTCCTGCGTGGCTTCTCTTTTtgcgttttttcttcttcatttttcttaatcaactctgctgttgttgctgtttcttaGCAAAACTGGTAAAAACAAAATTGTAATCGTTGAACAAAGCACTCTGGCAATCAAGACGTTTAAAACCGTCAATCTTCTGGGGTGAAGAAAGCACTGTGCGACATTTAGAACTCTGGGGAAAAATTGAAACAAGCATCAGTACTTCTGACCACTAGAATATTTTCAGACTAGCGTAAACTGTGCGTTTAGAAAGATTAGCATGGGCATACAATTCTGTTATTGCAGCAGCATTTACTTGTGAGCCACCTGCTATGGGATAAAGCCAAGGGCTCTTAGCAGCTAAGCTCTCTCCAACCCTCACCATGGcagtttatttcatctttattttcgGTATGGGCTGGGAAGCAGGGTTGTCAATAGGGAGTGTCAGAACAACTCACTAACTGGGTGGCATACAGAACAACAAAGACTGCTAAAAACCTAAATTAGCGTGGGAGGTTTCTCTGCCCAGCAGCCACAGGTGTGGCCCCGTGGCATATAGCTTAGTGTTGAGGTGTGCTGTCACATTGCAACACGTCTGTGGCAAAGCCCATCACTCCCCCTTTGGCTCTTACTTCCTAGCAACCACATTAGTTGGGCCggaagtgcttgcctagcatatgcaaAACCTCAGATAGCCaagagaaagacaaaacacaagtAACAGTAACGGTACCTGATTAACAAACAAGGTGGTCACAAATTTTCCTGGCTTGAAGACTTCCACAACTTTCCTGATCAGGTCGTCATAGGAGGTCTGACTTAGGTTTGTTTCAAAGCTAACATAAGAAAATTCTGGTTCTGGAGTGATGTGAATAGTCCAATATGTTCCCTTAGAGAAAAGTTATTAACAGAATGTTAACATCAATCAAGTTATTAACAGAAAGGAGAAGAtacagattttaaatatttattcagacTAACAGCTACTCACATCCGATTTCATTCCATTCATTGAGTAGCCACAAGGATTGAACAGTGTGGCATCAATGACAGAACCTGGTATCAGGTCACGAATTCCACTCTCACGAGTGACATCCTTTGCAGTAACACCATCTTTCATGTAGAACTGGTCCATAACTGCTGGGTCAAGCTCACTCATCAGAATTTCCAGGGTTTGATCTGGCTGATTGATTACTCGGCTCTCTGGGAAATCCAAAGTATACAAGTACCTATATACAAGTAAAACAGGTTTTACTTCAGAGCAaaagattacacagagaaacccagtcttaagAAACAAGAGCCCATGGCCCCTCTTCATAATGCCCATACTTAAAAATGCCCACAGCAGCTGCAGTGGCCTATTTAACATCAAGCCAGTCAACGATCAGCCTGTAGTGGGAAGGGGGTGCTTCACGAGCCCCCAATCTTAACAGAAAAGACAGGAACAACTAATGGCTTCTGAAGAGTCCATTTTCTTTAAGTTCTAGGCAAGTTGACAAGACTCTAATGTATAGCTAAATACCCAGGAGTATAGATATGGACAATGAATTGAagcatgtatggtgtgtgtgtgtatgtgcgtgcaccTACCTGCCTGCGTGTATGCaggcatgtatttatttatttctagctAGTGTTTCACTGTGCAGTGATGgatgtcctgaaattcactctgagCTAGGCGGtgagaggcgggcagatctctgagttcaaggccagcctggtctacaaagtgagttccaggacagtcaggcctatacagaaaaaccttacttgaaaaactaaaaattacAGTTAAGGGACATGCTAAGTACAGGGCACCACTGAAATACACATCCAGCCTTTTCTACTTTATTGCACTAAGTTGCCTTTACTGGCCTTGTGCCTctttcctcagcctccagaataGAGTGGGTTACTAGCTTAAAATACCCTTTTCCCCTTAAAAACTCCACATAGGCAGCAAAGCCAAACCAAAATCAACACTACATACCAACAGTCAGAATTCATACGTCCCATACAATATGCTGCTCCATCTGTAAGgaaagagttgttttttttaaaaaaaaaaaaaaatcacttaattgGATGACCTACCAGTCACTTATAACAGTATTACATACCACTTATCAAAAATGtcaccagaagagaaattccagTGGATTTTATAAGGAAAAACCATCTCCTTtgctgtcttttttaaaaaatatgttcatgtgtgtgagtttgcAGGTAACACATAGGTGTTTTGTGCCCACAGGTCAGAAGATGGCAGATCCAATACCAGGTTGGCACCAGGAACCAAACCTAGGTTCTTCCTTTGCAAGGGCAACAAGTGCTTCAGTCATCACTCTAGCATCTATCTCCCCTTTGCGCTAGGAGGCTGCCACTGGTGCTTGTGAAGCTGTATATGGACCCTAATGATTGAGAAAACCATTAAAACTCCCCCGGGGTATGGAATCTATCACTTTTCTTCCTAAGCTACTTTCCTTACATAGTCTTCCCAAAGTGCTTCAGGACTTTCCGAGGCCCAGTAAACCAACTGGGAAAGGGCACCAAGCGAATCCCCACCCCTCCGGCAGCAGGCAGGGTTTGATGTCACACATTCCTGCCAGGGTCTGAAATCTTATTTCTTTCTGTAGTGTTgaagatcaaatccagggcctcgTGCATGCTACAAACGCATGTCTGTGTGTTCACCACTATCTGTGAGCTCTGCACACTGAGTCTGCAGAACAGGCTAAGAGCCATAGGGACcccccaggctctgcctccctgGCACCAGCTTACAACTCCCCTGCTCCCACACCTGGCtgcctttgcttttattttaaatgtaggcAATGAAGATCAAATTTGGATCCTGGTGTAGCAAGGAGTAACTTACATCTACTTGAGTTACCTCCCCAGTAATTATTTTTGGGACAAGTCCTCACTATCTGGCCCACATTGGCCCTGAATGCTTAACTTCAAGGGTCCCTTCAGTCTACTTAGTCACCATGACTACAGTGCATGCCCTACTGCCTCACTTGCCAAAACACTGTCCACATTAGTATTTTTACAAGCACATAATATGATTTGTGCTGTTTTACCCACAGAACTAAAATGTCTGAAATCTTTATAGCATCCAGGTAAGCAGAAAACagagtaacaaaaacaaaaacccacaccaTCCAAAAGTGTAAGCAATCCCCGGAGTGCCAGGCCAGAACCGGACATGAAATCCATCTCAGAAATTGTAACAAATACAAGCATCCACCCATCTCTAAATAACAAGATTAAACTCTAGGTTTACTTACTTGGGAAAATTGCATTAAGAAACTCGATTTCTTCCTGGAAATTCCGGTGTGGGTACCCTTG is a genomic window containing:
- the Amd1 gene encoding S-adenosylmethionine decarboxylase proenzyme, with the translated sequence MEAAHFFEGTEKLLEVWFSRQQSDASQGSGDLRTIPRSEWDVLLKDVQCSIISVTKTDKQEAYVLSESSMFVSKRRFILKTCGTTLLLKALVPLLKLARDYSGFDSIQSFFYSRKNFMKPSHQGYPHRNFQEEIEFLNAIFPNGAAYCMGRMNSDCWYLYTLDFPESRVINQPDQTLEILMSELDPAVMDQFYMKDGVTAKDVTRESGIRDLIPGSVIDATLFNPCGYSMNGMKSDGTYWTIHITPEPEFSYVSFETNLSQTSYDDLIRKVVEVFKPGKFVTTLFVNQSSKCRTVLSSPQKIDGFKRLDCQSALFNDYNFVFTSFAKKQQQQQS